GACCAATAGTCATCGGAAAAGCAGACATCATAGGAAATCCACCAAAATTGCAGGGCTCGGATGGTGGTGGACGTGACTGCGAGGCATTATCATGATGATGCCCTGCTTCTTCTTCCATTGGAATCGCCGTGACCTGATACACCCATATGAGAATATGGTCATGATTCATGAAAagcttctctttcttatttcttttttagtttggttgttgagaaaacgtaggaaaatgcaaagaaaatcACAACTTCACAAAAAAACCCCCAACTCAAAAAAAGAATCTGATAAAACTAATCTGCCTTTGAATGGGTCAACTATCGAAAACTCTAAGAAACTAAGTCTTCTCAACAACCAAAACGTAAGAGAAAAGAAagccaagaaaaataaaaaaaaattgagagcaccactttttttttttggaaccaaagaaataagaaaaccATACAAGCAAAGAGTTTCAGAAACAGACAATCtttcaactttgtttttttctcagcaaccaaacagagagagaacagagaacataaaagtaaaaattaccGTATCGGTGGTGATGTCGAAGAGGCTAGATCTGCGGCGGCGGCGGTTGAGATTGGAGCGGCGGAGGAAGTACTTCTGAGCATGGCTTGCAACCTGCGTTGGCGTGCGAGTCTTCACGAAGTTTCTCGATATTCCTCTCCAGTCTCCTTTCCCTACCTTCTGCAATCCCAGCAGGAACAGCTTATGCTCCTCCTCCGTCCACGGAACCCCTGCAATACTCAAATACCGTCATCCACAAAATCAATCCAATTATACATACCcataaatcaaaatatttaaaataaataaataaataaaacaggaTTTCTCACTTAATACCAAGTTTGATCatagaaaatggaaataaataaaattgaccaagaaaaagtaaaaaaaaaaaaaaaaattaaacagattttgacaaacaaatcaattattttgGTATTGAAAAACTGAGAAatatcgagagagagagagagatgatcgGCGATCTGAATCGGACCTCGCTTGCGCTCACGGTCGCGGTGAGAGCGGGAATTGGGAACGGCGTCGTCTGCGGAGGCGTAACCGGCACCTGCGACGTCGTCTTTTGTTGTGGTGTTGTTGTTAGTGTTAACCTTGGCCGGCTCCTCGGGCTGGGGCTGCTCGTACTGGGACAGATTGTTCATGCTGACGCTCTTCCGCATCATGTCCACCACCACCCTGACTCCGAACAGCATGATCTCCCCTGAACCGCCCGCGTCTCCGCCACACGCGCGAGACATCTCCGCCTCACCCTCTTCTACTTCTCGCTGTGGAGGTGGAATCTGTTGGTGCCGTACAAGtggaaaatggagagagagagagagagagagagatatagaaAATATGTGATGGATGTGTGGGTTTAATTTGGTCGACAATTATATATAGACGCACTCATAGATGGGGTGGCACCATGTGGATGTGTGGGTGTAAAGGCGTGGCCTTGTTTCTCGATTTGTGTCCTGTACGTGGCGTCTGCGGCctaagattttctttttctttttttttttcaacggATTTAAGATTTTGATCCGttgaaaaaatcttatttcttggCTTATGCTTAAGTTATAGAGGTCCagatagtttatattttttaaaaattatttatgcgTCTATCGCCTATTCAGTTGTTCTGATTTCATATTTAGCACTATTTTTTTCGTTTGGGTTTATTATTGAGGTGCCcacctcttttttctttgttaggtttgtaatattttctaCTCTTGAATGAAGTGAagtatttagaaaaaaaaaaaaaaaaaaagattttgatcAATCACCCATTATTATCTTTTGTTGGATCATAGATCGGCCACTACAAAGACCAACACCTCTAGGCTCGGTCTAACGTGCAAGTTCACTAAAGACAGGCCCAGGTCGAAACATTTGGCCCAACCCGAAGTATGGCCAACCCACTGAGGGCATAACAGTCTTTCCACTGAGGGTACAATAGTCTTTCGGCAAGTGAAGGAAACCCACGTTCACCAATGAACGTGTGATACGCCCCACGTTCACCAGAACGTGGTCTAGTAGTCTGCGCCAAACCGAGACACGTGTACCTAAGGATAACTCGGGTGCTGGGCCCAAGTAAAGCCCCACGTTCACCAGGACGTGATTCAGCTGTCAGCGCCAAATCGAGACATTTGTACCTTGATAATTCGGGTACCCACGTCCAACACAAGTGTGGTCGAGCCACCCATTAACACACTCCACGATCTCAAGATCATGGAATAACCCACAACCCACAATACACTTCGCCAACATTACGCACGTGGATCCTCAAGAACGTGGGGCCGAAAATTCCGATGTGACAACTGCTACGTAACGCCTATAAAAGGGAATCTCTAgttcattatttaaaaatcactATTCTCTCAAGCTCGTCCCACCGGCAGACCCTGGCACTCTTATCCTACATTTTCTATTTTGCAGACCAACGACTCCTCAGACTTTGTGCCACGTCACTTATCGGAAAACTGTCATCAACATCTTTAATCAAATGAATCATATGTTATTGGATCATCATCCATCATCTTCATATACATGAtaaatatgttattaaaaaaaattctaaatagaGTAATGTAGCATATTATATCTCGGggaaatatgggtatttttgtaaataTCGTTAAACTTGGACCAACGCCttaatctttgttttttgtttttttttttttctaaaacaaattgggttattttgaaaatgttaaTACCCTTAAGTTAGGAGTTAATGGAAAATACTAACGGATATGTGATattgaatataattaaaataaagatatactaaattgagataaATTAAACTTTAGGGGATATTACAAAAGTTGTGACAATTCAAGGTTGAGTAAAGTTTCCCTTTATATCTTCATCTTATTGAAagcttttgaattttgttttttttttaaaaaaaacaaggattaatcaaaatatcttcattttatttgaaatatgtATTTACTTCACAAATTAAGgactttatctttattttaagaaatttaaagaatttaattttcatctttatttacTTCTCTCAATTGgtgacataataataataataataatatattattattattattattattattattattattatgtatttgaaCTTTGGAtcatttggtttttttttttttttttttttcttattatactAATGAAagcttctttattttattttataatctttGACATTATTCTATTTGGTGTAGTTATTTTGCTTAGGATTCAAGATGATGATGAATTGGTTAGGTTGTGATTGGTATAGCATGATGAAAGGTTTATGCGTGACACAAAATGTCAAAATTTGGTGGATCTCAATCTCATGAAACATGCATGCTGATGCGGTTCATTTATCAACATAACCCATTCAACACTCCAATCAATCCTTGTCTATCATGCTGATGAGGGGAGTCCAACCAAACCGCTTCAATGCATTTTAGAGCCCATTTTCCTAGTCTATATTACCACCAAATAATTACGTCATTCAGGTCACATTCTTGTGTTGTacaagttttaaaaattgaaagtctcttcttaaaaataaattatattatattatcaacctatccttttcttttaacttgCATAATAAGAACACAACGGATTAAATTTTGTAGATAAAGTTTCCTTTCCATATGATAGCTCTGTTAATGAATAATAGAAAGGAAAATACTAGGCGTTTTTCTAGTATTTTTTcgactgtgatgtgacttttaaaattatagttgaatttaagattattattattgacttttaatctattggtgattttaaaaactgcATCACAGTTAAAAAAACAACTTACATTTTCCtaatagaaaatacaaaatatctgTCACCTATATATTACATATCTCATTATAACACcttttttaaggataaaaataaatgaatgcTCCAAAAGACATTAACATAAACATACGTACCGTTATCCGGTGGGtatgaaaacaaccaaaattgtcaaattgacattgaattattatttttttttttcaggctTGAAAAGGATTTTCTGAATTAATGCGAGATAggataacaaaaaacaaaaaaaaaaaatgtgtggaTATGGAATTATATGTCGTACATGCTGCGGGATTCACGTAATCTCATGTGGTCACACATTTCTATGCCAACCACATGTTCAACATTAAAGTTTAATGAACTCTACAGTCTACAAGTACGAAGAAGCATAGGATAAGGATTCTTTTGTGTCCGTTCTAaaattatgtcaattttattttttaatataggATGGTTCAAAAAATGCTTTATATTTAAAGAATAACATGCTACTAAtgagaattaaatatatttttataggtttttgtgttttatgtagTAAGAAAGTTTTGAGCTAAAagccctttttttaattttaaaaaaataagcgtttattcaaaagtaaaaaataagtatttttagagaaaattctTTTTAGCTACCTCgttaatatgtagcatttttcaagtcGTTCGAAGTATtgaattcacataattttataattcaaaaaaattgtgatttgtaGGAGATCTTAATCCAAGAGCATTTAATTGCCTCGAGTTTAAGTAAAAAGGAACATTGGTGCTAGCGTTGTTGttggcctttttcttttttattatccaaatcttttaatttagtctattaaaataatatttaatttattaaattaatatgtatTGATAGAGCACGGGTTACATTtgctaaaatttttattttagtttagtCTCTTGGTTTTCAACTTTGataaaagaaatgtttttttttttttttttttgggcattgTGATGTCTATCTCATATATATTTCCGCTAAGTTGGCATGCTTCATccatcattgatttttttttttcctccttataATTAAAGGTGGATAAAGCATGGGAACTCATAGTCCCTTAATCAATCTGACGTTCAGTTAATTAATGTTATGTCACGtcataccaattaattaatgacaCGTAATTCTCTTTTAACACGTTATGTGCTAATTGTACTTATCACGTAgtacaattattttaaattaccaATATAcctaaataaaaacaaaaacaattaaaaacatttttttagagCGGTGGTCCACCACCACAAATTGGTAAATGGTTCTGCCCCTAACTGCACAACTTATCAAATGACAGTCACGTGgctttaattaattgaatagtTAGTTGATAGATAaacttatttaaaattaaagaaaactttAAGGACCTagttgtaaaaattgaaaacctactaataataattaaactaaatttaagGCAGTTTTGGAGTTTGGTGTGAGCCAAGGTAGAGTAGCTTGGAAGACTTTAAGCACTAATGAAGGAGTAAATAATTTTGAAGCACGTGTTTAAAGTAATTTGGTTTATTTCAAATGACCTCGTACCCAGGAATAGGATTGAAGCAGGTGCACATTAAATATGAAAAGAGTCGTAATTCTCTTACACGTTTTGTCATTAGAGGCTTAAATCCAGCTGTTATCACTATTATGCTCACATTTTTCAACTATAATTTATGCCTATCTTTTTAACCCAACGCCTTAGTCGGCATTTTTAAGGGGTAGTTTAATTGGCTGTGgatcacgcttaatgaagcggaagtcagTAGTTCGaatatctttctctctttctttgtgtggacatgtcaaaaaaaaaaaaaaaagtcattaatcGGCTGAAAGACAACACGTTTTATAAAGTAGAtttcattaatttaaattttatttttttttcttgtatggacataaaaataaataaaaaataaaaattcataaccCAACAATTTTCAATGTCCCaactaaacttttaaaattttcaatgtaaGGTTGTAATATTTCAGCTCCTTTCAATTACACCCATACCgtttaattttctattaacttaaatggttagcatataaaatatatgttctaattttataaaatttcaaaaaatataactatgcccttactttaaaaaatttaaaataaagaaaaagaagaaaaaaaaaaaaaaaaaaagcagtggATATCACCTTGTCTCATGACATTATTCAACTACCACCAATTAATGTTGTCTCTTTggaatataaaatgaaaaaaacagTGCACATGGGGGTGCCAATTCGTAGGCATAATATCCCATTTGCAGTTTTCACCCCCTTCTTTATCCAGTCAACATGAATCTAGTCAAACCCAACTTGTCTCaacaattatttaattaaaccaaAACACTGCCCaaaccattaattaattaattaattaactcatCTATTCCAAACTTCATGCTGAAGAGCCGCACcttaaccttatttttttttccaaaataccaTTCCCACTTATCATAATATTTTGCTAACAAATAAGTCCTTTGATATAACCAACTTTGATTGAGTTTGTTCTTGCAATTTCGCAGGTTATTAAACATGCATTTTTagacaaaattgtaaaaattcaCGCTTTCAAACCAGATGTAAGagtgttttttaaaacagaCCTTATAAACTTTTAATTCATCCatacaaaatttgaacttaGATCTTCAAAATGGAAATGCAAGGAAGTAGTAGAAATGTTGAAGAGGAGACGGTCCGCTCTTAAAACGTAAGACTATGTGCGTCGTCGACTTGACGGTATACATCACTATATTTTCACTTGACACCTATCATAATGAGAAACGATCCGTCTTGAACTCACAGCTGTCTCGACAATTTTAACGGAGGCTCTTTTAAATATCATAACGTAATTTTATCAAAAGTTTAATTATTCATGTTTTCATTAGCTGTATTTTAAAATCATgaatttttataaaactagAAATTTAAAAACCGATGGATGAAGGGAGTGATTGATTGAGAGTAGAATTATTGAAGAcgcaataataaaataaataaataaataggtggagagagaaaaagggggCAGAGAGTATGGACCGTCGGCTTGGCATATTCGATTGGTGTCCATTGAGAGTGcgaagaagattttttttgttatctttttctGCAATCGTACGCTTTAATATAATGGCCTTCCATGGTGGGAGGATAAGCTAAGATAAGCTTTGTGGTGTTCCACTCTCCTTCTTGACCTTTTCAATCCTCATTTATCAGCCCCTCACATGCCTTCACAATAATTTCATCTATAACACTAATTCCATGCATAAATAATTTGGATCAAACTTAAattgttaatattattttttatttttttgatcattttatatttttgcgataaattgtgatttagcGTGGTATGATAATCGAGTTGTAACTGCTTTTGCAATTACGTtcataaacttaaaaaactcttaatttagtgtattcatatttcaatttttttttcaattttattcatTCGTTAAGATTTGTTGTTAAATCctgtcaaaatttaaaaaatgccatttaaaaaaaaaaaatcagaagtgggtatttttgcaaattttattaaatcCTGACCAAGCCAAAttgaggggttttttttttaaattttttctttttaagagaAGAATTACAAATTTCATAAAAGTTCAGGGAAGATAAGTGAATTTTTCTGTGTTAATTGAATAATTGAATTCGTTAGGCTTAAGGTTTTGGAAGGAGTGATAATTTAAAGATTTATGATTTAtacatttaaattattttggtgGAATATTGAGAGACTTTTTGTCTCGAGATATTTGTATCATTATTGAGCAATTTTGGATTACTATTTCTTTGGGTAGGAAAGTCACGAGCATACTAAGTACTACAGAAGAATGCAGCCATTACTTTGTGCAGCTTCCCTCCAATTCTATCATCAATgataaagaacaaagaaatcTCACCTTATGAGCATCACTTATTACATGTGTTATTGTTAGGTTTTGGAGTCAAAAGCTTTTTACTTGATTAGGCTAATCTTTTAGGAAGGATGTTTTCTCTTGAAACCCTTTATAAGGCATTTGATGTTGaatttaattctcttttctcattttcctttttccttttccccgctttggaaaaaaaaaaaaaaaactatttctcATAAACAACATgtttttgacatgtttttgttttatcttgGAGATTTACTTTGTTTCCCTTGTCCAAAGCAAATTGGAGTTATTAAGTAGTCCAAATTTCAGAAATTTGGATAGCTTAAGAAAGGGAGGTTAAAAGTGTTCTACCTGAATAGAATTGTTAATTATCTTACTATTAGACAAtctatatatttctcatatttattgtcATTGCTCGCAAAAGCTAGTTTACCATTGAGATTTCTtataattcttaaaaattcATACGTCATGTAATTTGCTCAACTTCAATTGATTATTTGTAATGAACGACTtgagaataaaaacaaatataaaaaaaaaaggaggtcgTTGGCCACCGCTGTCTACTTTGGAGATAGTCAATCAACCCTAATATATGTTAGAAATGATCAAACTACCTCCAAAACATGCTTTTAGTGATGATTTGACCACCCCCATCAGGATAAGGAAGAACCCTAAGATATATTTGGGTGATTGAATAATTCCCGTAAACACATTTTCATCTCAACCAGTCAGTTTAACCCTATGTGGCACATGCAcatggacataaattttttctaaactagtttgaaataaattttctccaaccaaCTTTAAACTTGTCAAGTGTcatttttcatatgttttttttattttttattattattattattttttattttttaaatagtcatttattgtcattctactaacctaggaattcaaatattaatttttgaaaaactcaaaaatattgaataaCACTTTTCACTTATTATAATAGGTTTCAGAAGAAACTTATGTTCCGTGCACATTTGCCCACTTTGTTTTGGTAGGTAAGCACATTTGATGAATGAGAAGCACTCAACGTATATATTAAAGAGTATGTTTTTTTGagtctttccttttcttttgggtgCCTCACAGATGTGGACTCTGATTAGAAGCAAAATGAAGCAACTCGGGGCTACACAATCTCCAACCTTTTCCCTCTGTTATGATTAAAGGGCTCCTACCATGCCCTATTTCAAGAAAGAAGAATCATCCTTTATTTAGATCACAATCTTGGAGTCACATCCCCCATCCAATCCCATTTTTTTCTCAGTGGTTTATGGTCTTTTCAGTTTCCTTATTTTAATTTAGGTTCGTTTATTTTagtgtaaaataattttttgaaaatgttttttatatttttaagtgtttggtgtaacgaaaaataatagtcaacgaaaaatatttccAGTTTAactgaaataattttttaaatttttgaaaaattgtttttattttttaaaattataaaccatttttcgagtttgagcatctcattctcaaatcgacagaCTCGACCAAGACATCGTCGGGACATTGCCAGAATTCGGTTGGGACCCCGTCGGGACACTGCAAGGACATGACCCCCCTCCGGACCTAGATGGGACCTGACCGAAATACCATTGGGACCCAGCTGGAACACTACCAAGACCTGATCGgaaaattttcataattaaaaatttaatatgattcaatgaaatatatatatatataaattgtgattttccaAACGCACCAAACactgaaaaaatattttcctgacaatcatttttcaaaaaaaatatttttcgttgaaaacattttacgtcgaaacaaacggagccttagtctattaaattaatatgagTAGTTATATAACTTATATATACTACACTTTCACCTTACGGACTAATGGTGCAGTGCCCATTagctattctttttttaacaataactgATTCAAAGACTAAAAAACATTATCATGTCAGTCTAATAAAATAGTATGTAATGTGTAGCATCCCTCAATTGACATATGTTTAAAATTCATGTGATTGATTTAACATTACACACTCAATtaaaagcctctctctctctctctctagcacATGCACATGTGCACACATTTCATGTTGGGTAATACTAAAGTAAAAAGTGAACTTCTCATACTTTTGTTTCCTCTTGACTTTATGAATTGAAACATGGTGATGCATGCATGATGGCTTCTATGTTTCTGTGGGTTTAGAAAGAAAGATAGCTGATTTCTTCGAGActaagaaataagaatacgCTTGTGCTTGAttgcaaaaagtaaaaaacaaagaaaatggtGTCATGGTCATACGGTTTAAGGACACTGTATCCACGCATGAAAAGGCCATCAGAAGCCGAAAGTCAGAAATTACTTTACTATTCACAAACTTTTAATGAAACGTCATTGAAAAGATGATTAACCCAAATGTGTAAATTATAAAAGAGTTCATCAATCTTAAGTTTtacattaatttcttattagATAAGACGTTATAGGCAATGCTAGAGAGTTTTAAATACAACTTTACAAGCCTTTTTTGAATGATAACGGCCGATATCTCTTGTCGTTATTTATACAAAAGATGGTTGGCTAAAAGAAATAGTTTCATTGATCAAGGAAATATCTGCAATTATATAAGCAATGACGACATCCACAAATGCTAAGAACCTTGACATATGTAAAATTGATACTAAGAACCTTTGAAGTGCTTTAAGATAAAGAACATGTGAAGTGCTTTAAGATGTCAATGCCAATTATATATTTCGATCAAT
This genomic interval from Corylus avellana chromosome ca3, CavTom2PMs-1.0 contains the following:
- the LOC132176082 gene encoding transcription factor MYB1R1; the encoded protein is MSRACGGDAGGSGEIMLFGVRVVVDMMRKSVSMNNLSQYEQPQPEEPAKVNTNNNTTTKDDVAGAGYASADDAVPNSRSHRDRERKRGVPWTEEEHKLFLLGLQKVGKGDWRGISRNFVKTRTPTQVASHAQKYFLRRSNLNRRRRRSSLFDITTDTVTAIPMEEEAGHHHDNASQSRPPPSEPCNFGGFPMMSAFPMTIGPAAVPVPIENPMENLNLGQGNVETNAAASSSRNLVRPIPIHTGARASTMSELNLNSKPLIDSSPLTLKLSLPSDQRDSPSRHSAFQAMSSFNNGDGIITVA